In Sciurus carolinensis chromosome 16, mSciCar1.2, whole genome shotgun sequence, the genomic window GGCACTCATCCACTCCATGACTTTGGTCCATTTCATCATTTGAGGGTGAGGCCAAAGCCAGGGaccaaaaagaaatggaaaattctctAAGGATAGCTGTTAGCCCGTCAGCCCGTCCTCACTGAGCTAGAGTGGCTGAAGACATTGCCTGCTGTGGAGGTTCAGTAACCATCAATTGAAGGAAACAAGGCTGGCCCTGAGGACAGAGGCTGGCCTGAACTTGCAGTCTGGCTCTGTTTCTGTAGGCAGGGCCAACTCCCTTGGCCTTCCTCGAGGGAGGGAGTCCTGGTGGCCTCTTGACCCCCctcattcccttttttcccccagaattcaAGGAGGCTTTCTCCCTCTTCGACAAGGATGGAGATGGCACTATTACCACCAAGGAGTTGGGGACAGTGATGAGATCCCTGGGACAGAACCCCACTGAAGCAGAGCTACAGGACATGATCAATGAGGTGGACGCAGATGGTGAGGTCCCAGGGAGTGGGTAGGCAGCCCCTCCACCAGAGCTCTAGGATCATCTTCTAGGGTCAAGGTCAAGGGCAtaatctcctccctcccttccaggaAACGGGACCATTGACTTCCCGGAGTTTCTGACCATGATGGCCAGAAAAATGAAGGACACAGACAGTGAGGAGGAGATCCGAGAGGCCTTCCGCGTCTTTGACAAGGTAAGTAGTACTTTCCCAGGGCAGGTCTGAGGCCAGAGCTTCCAGTGGTCAGAGCAAACCCAGAGCAACCGAGCCACTACGCCCTGGAAACCTGGGTCCCAGCACCAGccccctgcccacctgctctgCACTCTCAGACAGCCCCCTTCACTCTGCTGCCCCTCGAGGGTAATGACAgtccctgcctgctgccactCTCCCATCGGGGAAGCTGAGTGGAAGCCATTGTCCTCAATCCCAGGATGGGAATGGCTACATCAGTGCCGCAGAGCTACGTCACGTAATGACGAACCTGGGGGAGAAGCTGACCGATGAGGAAGTGGATGAGATGATCAGAGAGGCTGACATCGATGGAGATGGCCAGGTCAATTATGAAGGTGAGCCAGGCCCGCCTGGGTCCCTGTGCGGGGATGACCGCTCAGTCTTAGCCCTGCTCACCGGCCTTCTCCCTTTGTGTTCGCAGAGTTTGTACAGATGATGACTGCGAAATGAAGGCCCGGGCAGCTGGCGATGCCCGTTCTCCTGATCTCTCTCTTCTCGCGCGCGCTCTTCTCTCTTCAACACTCCCCTGCCTACCCCGGTTCTAGCAAACACCAATTGATTGACTGAGAATCTGATAAAGCAACAAAAGATTTGTCCCACGCTGCATGattgctctttctccttcctcctgagTCCTTCCCTCCACGTCCCTCATCGCTTCCTTTGGCCCTCCCCCTTCCGTTCACATCTTCCAGGCCTGATGCATTCATAAGATGAACCCCAAGCCCCTCGAGGgagcctctgccctcctcctccagcccggGTGGCTCTCCTCTGTTGCCGTTTGTTTCCTTTCGTTGTCCTcttattttgggtgctggggtggcTGTCAGCCCTGTCCCGGACCTGCTGGGGAGGGCAGTGAGGCCCTCACCCCGGCAGAAGAGCATGCCCTTTGCCATTGCATGCAACCAGCCCTGTGATTCCATGTGCAAATCCCAGCAGCCTGTGGGGCAGGGATGCCAGGAGAGACTTTCTAGGACTGAGGGGGGATCCAGGAACTGTGGCGTTGACTGGATGTGGCCCAGGCGGGGGGCAGGGAGCTTGGAAGCTGGCGTGCTTATACCCAAGGGGGCCTACTGGGAAGGAGATAGACAGTGGACAGCACTCAGGTCCTGCTGGCTGCTGTTCCAAAACCATCTGATTGGTTTTCATGGTTGGGCTGGGTAGGGGACTGTTCATTTGGCCCCTCTGCAGATTGCACGAGCCCGTGTTCCCCCAGTGATCTCGAGCTGTTCTGTAAATACCTGGTGCTAACATCCCATGCCGCTCCCCCTCCCCCGTGGCGCACCCGCCCTGAGGGCCCGTCTAGGAATGGATGTGGGGATGGTCGCTTTGTAATGTGCTggttatcctttttttttttttttttttttttttttttttttttcttttatgctccttaaaaatcttcattttgccCCAAACCATGCTGGGCCAGCTgaagggtggggagagggcagaTGAGCCCCACCACGCTCTCACAAGAACAAACCTGCAATAAGACAACCCAGTTGCCCGCTGCGCAGAGCTCGCAGCAAGGGCAGCCTCTGCCTCCCGCTCGGCCGgcacctcctgctcctgctcctt contains:
- the Calm3 gene encoding calmodulin-3 codes for the protein MADQLTEEQIAEFKEAFSLFDKDGDGTITTKELGTVMRSLGQNPTEAELQDMINEVDADGNGTIDFPEFLTMMARKMKDTDSEEEIREAFRVFDKDGNGYISAAELRHVMTNLGEKLTDEEVDEMIREADIDGDGQVNYEEFVQMMTAK